From a region of the Teredinibacter turnerae genome:
- a CDS encoding helicase-related protein gives MSEFVQGQRWVVDSEPELGLGIVTGVEARTVSIFFPQGECERNYATAQAPLTRIQYNTDDRIELADGSEAKVVHVHEQGGLLIYDIGDDRLVPETMLAAEVSLNQPLVRLLTGQLDAPKWFYFRRQLDAAMGKTWQSRLGGLLGVRANLIPHQLYVAWMACEHEKVRVLLADEVGLGKTIEAGMILSRLLKFERVARALILVPDALQVQWLVELVRKFGLMPVLFSDEEHDFSSGQIHIVPHSRADALSAELQAAEFDITIVDEAHHILPESEAFVCLEALSATSDHLVLLTATPEQLGAESHFARLQLLDPAKFSSLEKLHEQEAHYQSLNQRIRALPNGRDALIEEYHLAKDISDQALVDQLLDSHGVGRVMFRNVRSAIAGFPQRQAVAHSLSDDSWATRFEWLAQFSRAHPDEKILVICRQLAQVRDCENYLWQKHGIDAALFHEEQNLIERDKAAAYFADSEHGSQLLVCSEIGSEGRNFQFSCHLVCLDLPEHPDLLEQRIGRLDRIGQTRDVQVHVPFAAHSRTALQFQWFNDVLQCVEQQNPAAGPVHDKVVVEVEDDLYSEGVLTEELLSRTRAQVAALQAEIQSGRDALLEMNSCRQPFADELAARIAEFEQDTPQALVETASDLLNFHFEATGDASFSLIPSDKMLIPALPGIPPEGTEITFSRALANHREDLLFMSWDATFITGLWELLHHSDLGSASVATLPSKQLPAGHCLLEVCFDVVIQSRLATACLPFLTSHSVRTLVLDISDKDLSSLLPEDALQQNIQGVKKHLARDVVKSRKDEIGKWYEKAEAFAEQQQQRLLADAQAQASAHFDAEITRLRNLAHNSAAVGKDELMSLEERRDGVCNALAKHAHLQLSAIRLIVITG, from the coding sequence ATGTCCGAATTTGTGCAGGGCCAGCGCTGGGTGGTCGATTCCGAACCCGAGTTGGGGTTGGGTATTGTCACCGGTGTCGAGGCTCGTACCGTTTCCATCTTCTTTCCTCAAGGCGAGTGTGAGCGCAACTATGCCACCGCCCAAGCCCCTCTCACCCGAATTCAGTACAACACGGACGACCGCATAGAGCTCGCCGATGGCAGCGAAGCGAAGGTTGTGCACGTGCATGAACAGGGCGGGCTGTTGATTTACGATATCGGTGATGATCGCCTGGTGCCGGAAACCATGTTGGCGGCAGAAGTCAGCCTGAATCAACCGCTGGTGCGTTTGTTGACCGGGCAGCTGGACGCACCCAAATGGTTCTATTTCCGCCGTCAACTGGACGCCGCCATGGGCAAGACCTGGCAGTCGCGGCTGGGCGGTTTACTCGGCGTGCGCGCTAATCTTATTCCGCATCAGTTGTATGTTGCCTGGATGGCGTGTGAGCACGAGAAGGTACGTGTGCTTCTGGCAGACGAAGTGGGACTGGGTAAAACCATTGAAGCCGGGATGATCCTGAGCCGTCTGCTCAAATTCGAGCGGGTAGCGCGTGCGCTAATCCTGGTGCCGGATGCCTTGCAGGTGCAATGGCTGGTGGAGCTGGTGCGCAAGTTCGGTTTGATGCCGGTGTTGTTCAGTGACGAAGAGCACGATTTCAGCAGCGGCCAGATCCACATTGTGCCGCATTCTCGCGCAGATGCACTGTCGGCCGAACTGCAGGCGGCGGAGTTCGACATTACTATTGTCGACGAAGCTCACCACATATTGCCAGAAAGCGAGGCGTTCGTTTGCTTGGAGGCGCTCTCTGCCACCAGTGACCACTTGGTACTGCTGACAGCCACGCCCGAGCAGCTCGGCGCTGAGAGCCATTTCGCCCGCCTGCAGCTACTCGATCCCGCCAAATTTTCCAGTCTTGAGAAACTCCACGAGCAAGAAGCACATTACCAGTCGTTGAATCAGCGGATTCGTGCGCTGCCCAATGGCCGTGATGCCCTGATCGAGGAGTATCACCTGGCCAAAGATATCAGCGACCAAGCGTTGGTGGATCAATTGCTCGACAGTCATGGTGTAGGCCGGGTGATGTTCCGAAACGTGCGCTCAGCGATTGCCGGCTTTCCGCAACGCCAGGCGGTGGCGCACTCACTCAGTGACGATAGCTGGGCAACACGCTTTGAATGGCTGGCGCAATTTAGCCGTGCTCACCCCGACGAAAAAATCCTGGTGATTTGCCGTCAACTGGCACAGGTAAGAGACTGTGAAAATTACTTGTGGCAGAAACACGGTATCGACGCGGCGCTTTTTCACGAAGAACAGAACCTTATCGAGCGAGATAAAGCCGCTGCCTATTTCGCCGATTCAGAGCACGGCAGCCAGTTGCTGGTGTGTTCTGAAATCGGCAGCGAAGGCCGCAACTTTCAGTTCAGTTGTCACCTGGTTTGCCTTGATTTACCGGAGCACCCGGATCTGCTGGAGCAGCGCATTGGTCGCCTCGATCGCATTGGTCAGACCCGCGACGTGCAAGTGCATGTGCCCTTTGCGGCGCACTCGCGCACCGCACTGCAATTCCAGTGGTTTAACGATGTCCTCCAGTGTGTAGAGCAACAGAACCCTGCTGCGGGCCCGGTGCACGACAAAGTGGTGGTTGAGGTCGAGGACGATTTGTACAGTGAAGGAGTGTTGACGGAGGAACTGCTATCCCGCACCCGCGCACAGGTTGCGGCTCTGCAGGCGGAAATCCAGTCCGGTCGCGACGCGCTGCTGGAAATGAACAGTTGCCGACAGCCATTTGCCGACGAGCTGGCCGCGCGTATCGCGGAATTTGAACAGGATACCCCGCAGGCGCTGGTGGAAACAGCGAGTGATTTGTTGAACTTCCATTTTGAAGCCACGGGAGACGCCAGTTTCAGCCTGATTCCGTCTGACAAGATGCTGATTCCCGCATTGCCTGGTATTCCGCCGGAGGGCACTGAAATTACCTTCAGTCGCGCGCTGGCCAATCATCGCGAAGACCTGCTGTTCATGAGCTGGGATGCGACCTTCATCACCGGGCTGTGGGAGTTGCTGCACCATTCGGATCTCGGTTCGGCCTCGGTGGCAACGCTGCCGAGCAAGCAGTTGCCGGCAGGTCACTGCCTGCTGGAAGTGTGTTTTGACGTGGTGATCCAGTCGCGCCTGGCTACGGCGTGCCTGCCATTCCTGACCAGCCATTCTGTACGTACCCTGGTGCTCGATATATCAGATAAGGATCTCTCATCCCTGCTCCCAGAGGACGCCTTGCAGCAAAATATCCAGGGCGTGAAAAAGCACCTCGCGCGCGATGTGGTGAAGTCCCGCAAAGACGAAATCGGCAAGTGGTACGAAAAAGCGGAGGCATTTGCCGAGCAGCAGCAGCAGAGACTGCTGGCGGATGCGCAGGCGCAGGCGAGCGCGCACTTCGACGCAGAAATAACCCGCCTGCGGAACCTTGCGCACAACAGCGCAGCGGTGGGCAAGGATGAATTGATGTCGTTGGAAGAGCGCCGCGATGGGGTGTGCAATGCCCTTGCAAAGCATGCTCACCTACAATTGTCAGCAATCCGCTTAATTGTGATCACAGGCTAA
- a CDS encoding STAS/SEC14 domain-containing protein, producing the protein MVTVGRNGENRLDVALSGKLDTEGMIAVLDALLDNAEGMENGGVLFDVVDYHLPSFGAIAIELWRLPQVLRLLRRFSHAAVLADQTWLQAMSLWSADLVPGLTIKTFKRSEKAAARLWLETVCP; encoded by the coding sequence ATGGTGACTGTCGGTCGCAATGGCGAAAACCGATTGGATGTTGCACTAAGTGGTAAGCTCGACACGGAAGGCATGATAGCGGTACTCGATGCCTTGCTGGATAACGCCGAAGGCATGGAAAACGGTGGTGTGCTGTTTGATGTGGTCGATTATCATTTGCCGTCGTTTGGAGCTATCGCCATTGAGTTATGGCGGTTACCACAGGTGTTGCGATTATTGCGCCGTTTTTCTCACGCGGCGGTGCTGGCCGACCAGACCTGGTTGCAGGCGATGAGCCTCTGGAGTGCAGATCTGGTGCCTGGGCTCACCATTAAAACCTTCAAACGCAGCGAAAAAGCCGCGGCGCGTTTGTGGCTCGAAACTGTCTGCCCGTGA
- a CDS encoding tRNA-uridine aminocarboxypropyltransferase, which translates to MINPFNTLRDRRLAEATREFHARGKSVVRCSVCQLAQYACICPYRPELSSRNEFVLLLHRNEVFKPTNTGRLIADALPANTRVSCWHRTEPEAELLALLADPQRRCCVVFPDDGDGPSQAHAPLADPLQRTTFLLLDGTWKQGRRMLRLSRWLDQVPRLTLPDALVRGYTVRKSLHEHQLATAEAGALCLALAGETAQSETLLDYFSLFNLHYKATRGCCPAPLGDLHQRLLRHRG; encoded by the coding sequence TTGATCAACCCCTTTAATACCCTGCGCGACAGGCGCCTCGCAGAAGCGACGCGGGAATTTCACGCACGGGGCAAATCGGTGGTGCGCTGCTCAGTCTGTCAGTTGGCGCAATACGCCTGTATTTGCCCCTACCGTCCGGAGCTGAGCAGCCGCAATGAATTTGTGCTTCTGCTGCACCGCAACGAGGTGTTCAAACCGACCAATACTGGCCGTTTGATTGCCGATGCCCTGCCGGCCAACACCCGCGTGAGCTGCTGGCACCGCACGGAGCCGGAGGCAGAATTGCTGGCGCTGCTCGCAGACCCGCAGCGGCGCTGTTGTGTCGTGTTTCCGGACGATGGCGACGGTCCGTCGCAAGCGCACGCGCCTTTGGCGGACCCGCTGCAACGCACGACGTTCCTGCTACTCGATGGCACCTGGAAACAAGGTCGGCGAATGCTGCGCCTTAGCCGCTGGCTGGATCAGGTGCCGCGGCTCACTTTGCCCGACGCCCTGGTACGTGGCTATACGGTGCGCAAGTCGCTGCATGAACATCAGTTGGCTACTGCGGAGGCTGGCGCCTTATGCCTTGCGCTTGCCGGCGAAACGGCGCAATCAGAGACGCTTCTCGACTATTTTTCACTGTTTAATCTGCATTACAAAGCGACTCGGGGCTGTTGTCCTGCGCCCCTGGGTGACTTACATCAGCGCTTACTCCGCCACCGGGGTTAA
- a CDS encoding TRAP transporter substrate-binding protein: protein MVQSSHARARYTPWWLPTALILAMALCLVLLALLVVDRSTAGAQVQSPGEQVAHEGQRLHWKMVTTWPKNFPGLGLAPENFARLVEELSDGRLQITVHGANEIVPAMGVFGAVSSGSVQMGHGAAYYWKGKIPAAVFFTTVPFGMNAQELNGWLHYGGGMALWREAYAPFNLVPFAAGNTGVQMGGWFNKEINSIADIQGLKMRIPGLGGEVFTRAGGEAVNIPGGELYTALQSGVIDATEWVGPYNDLAFGFHQIAKYYYYPGWHEPGPTLEIIVNKDAYASLPADLQAVVDVAARAVNQDMLDEYTARNNAALEELVERHGVQLRAFPPAVLAEFKRQSATLYEEMSQKDPLFAKVYASYAAYLNAVRGYHALTEEAYFEAR from the coding sequence ATGGTCCAATCCTCGCACGCGCGTGCGCGTTACACGCCTTGGTGGTTACCTACCGCTTTAATTCTGGCAATGGCACTTTGTCTGGTGCTGTTAGCGCTGCTGGTTGTGGATCGCTCCACCGCCGGCGCTCAAGTGCAGTCTCCAGGCGAGCAGGTGGCGCATGAGGGACAGCGCTTGCATTGGAAGATGGTGACCACCTGGCCAAAAAACTTTCCTGGCCTGGGCTTAGCGCCGGAAAATTTTGCCCGCCTGGTGGAAGAGCTCAGTGATGGCCGCTTGCAGATAACCGTGCATGGTGCCAACGAAATTGTGCCCGCAATGGGGGTGTTCGGTGCGGTCTCATCAGGCAGCGTGCAAATGGGCCACGGCGCCGCTTACTACTGGAAAGGGAAGATTCCCGCTGCGGTGTTTTTTACCACGGTGCCGTTTGGGATGAATGCGCAGGAGTTGAACGGTTGGCTGCATTATGGGGGAGGCATGGCGCTGTGGCGAGAGGCATATGCGCCGTTTAACCTGGTACCCTTCGCCGCGGGCAACACTGGCGTGCAAATGGGGGGCTGGTTCAACAAAGAGATCAACTCTATTGCCGATATTCAGGGGCTCAAAATGCGGATTCCCGGTTTGGGCGGCGAGGTATTCACCCGTGCTGGGGGAGAGGCGGTCAATATTCCAGGTGGTGAACTCTATACAGCGCTGCAGTCGGGTGTGATCGATGCCACCGAATGGGTTGGCCCCTACAATGATCTGGCGTTTGGCTTTCACCAGATCGCCAAGTATTACTACTACCCCGGTTGGCACGAGCCGGGGCCCACGCTGGAAATTATCGTCAATAAGGATGCCTATGCCAGCTTGCCTGCGGATCTTCAGGCGGTGGTCGACGTGGCGGCGCGTGCGGTGAACCAGGATATGCTCGACGAGTACACGGCACGGAATAACGCAGCTCTGGAAGAGTTAGTCGAGCGCCATGGGGTTCAATTGCGGGCATTCCCTCCGGCCGTACTAGCGGAGTTCAAGCGCCAATCGGCAACGCTTTATGAGGAAATGTCGCAGAAAGACCCGTTGTTTGCGAAAGTGTATGCGTCCTACGCAGCTTATCTGAATGCGGTGCGCGGCTATCACGCATTGACGGAAGAGGCTTACTTCGAAGCCCGCTAG
- the yciA gene encoding acyl-CoA thioester hydrolase YciA, with amino-acid sequence MANIDEDPTPNGELVLQTLALPADTNSNGDIFGGWLMSQMDLGGAIAAREIARGRVTTVAVGAMAFLRPVPVGATVSCYCEVLEVGRASIKTLIEVWVKTYHRTEQQKVTEGEFVYVAIDDNGRTRPIPQD; translated from the coding sequence ATGGCAAATATAGACGAAGACCCAACGCCAAACGGCGAACTGGTATTACAAACACTGGCATTGCCGGCGGATACCAATTCCAATGGCGACATTTTCGGCGGCTGGCTCATGTCACAAATGGATCTGGGTGGCGCAATCGCCGCCAGAGAAATTGCCCGCGGCCGAGTAACCACCGTCGCAGTCGGCGCGATGGCTTTTCTGCGCCCGGTTCCGGTGGGTGCAACGGTAAGCTGTTACTGCGAAGTACTTGAGGTTGGGCGTGCGTCGATTAAAACGCTAATTGAAGTCTGGGTGAAAACCTATCATCGTACCGAGCAGCAAAAAGTCACTGAAGGCGAATTTGTCTACGTCGCCATAGACGACAATGGCCGCACCCGACCTATCCCACAGGACTAA
- a CDS encoding TRAP transporter large permease, which produces MFFVVCGVLMLGYPVAFTLAGTALLFAAIASLLGELDIQLLLLYPDRIYNGTLTNTTLIAVPLFVFMGVMLEKSKIAEQLLEKMGHACARLPAGLGLAVIVVGVLMAASTGIVGATVVTMGLMSLPTMLKRGYDPALAAGTICATGTLGQIIPPSIALVLLGDVLSSAYQQAQLAQGVFNAKPVSVGDLFVGALLPGLLLVLLYLVYLMVVGRLRPAAAPAFCDEHRVSARELLIGILPPILLIVLVLGSIIGGIATPTEAAGVGAVAAIGLAALHRQLNIETLRAVVLSTTQVTAMVFAILLGASLFSLVFQGLGGDTLVQGLFEDLPGGRASAVLLVMLAIFLLGFILDFIEITFVVIPIVGPVLLAMGIDPIWLGIMIAINLQTSFLTPPFGFALFYLRGVAPASLPTSAIYRGVMPFIGLQLLLLLLLALWPELATWLPSRLHI; this is translated from the coding sequence ATGTTTTTCGTCGTTTGCGGTGTCCTGATGCTGGGCTACCCGGTGGCTTTTACCCTTGCCGGAACCGCCTTGCTGTTCGCTGCGATCGCCAGCCTGCTCGGTGAGCTCGACATTCAGTTGCTACTCCTCTACCCGGATCGCATTTATAACGGCACCCTCACCAATACCACTTTGATTGCGGTACCACTGTTTGTGTTTATGGGCGTAATGCTGGAGAAATCCAAAATCGCTGAACAGCTGCTCGAAAAAATGGGGCACGCCTGCGCGCGATTACCTGCCGGCCTGGGGTTGGCGGTTATTGTGGTGGGAGTGCTGATGGCCGCATCGACAGGCATTGTGGGCGCAACCGTGGTGACCATGGGGCTGATGTCTTTACCAACCATGTTAAAGCGCGGTTACGACCCTGCACTCGCTGCGGGTACCATTTGCGCAACTGGCACCCTGGGTCAGATTATTCCCCCCTCCATCGCGCTGGTGCTTTTGGGGGATGTTCTGTCCAGCGCCTATCAGCAAGCGCAACTCGCACAAGGTGTATTTAACGCCAAGCCTGTGTCAGTCGGCGACCTGTTTGTGGGTGCACTGCTACCTGGCCTGCTGCTGGTCCTGCTGTACCTGGTCTATTTGATGGTTGTCGGTCGCTTGCGACCCGCGGCTGCACCGGCCTTTTGCGACGAGCACCGGGTTAGCGCGCGCGAATTGCTGATCGGTATTTTGCCACCCATACTGCTGATAGTATTGGTTCTCGGCTCGATCATCGGTGGTATCGCTACTCCGACCGAAGCCGCAGGCGTAGGCGCAGTGGCGGCCATCGGTCTCGCGGCACTCCACCGGCAACTGAATATTGAAACTCTGCGCGCCGTGGTGTTGTCCACAACCCAGGTAACCGCGATGGTGTTCGCCATTTTGCTGGGGGCCTCGTTGTTTTCTCTGGTATTTCAGGGCCTGGGCGGCGACACTCTGGTGCAAGGGTTGTTTGAGGATCTTCCTGGTGGGCGGGCATCTGCGGTATTACTGGTCATGCTCGCCATATTTCTGCTGGGTTTTATTCTTGATTTTATTGAGATCACCTTCGTGGTCATCCCAATTGTGGGGCCGGTATTACTGGCAATGGGTATCGACCCCATATGGCTTGGCATAATGATTGCGATAAACTTGCAGACTTCTTTTTTAACACCGCCCTTCGGCTTTGCGCTCTTTTATTTGCGCGGAGTGGCGCCAGCAAGCCTGCCCACCAGCGCAATCTACCGGGGTGTTATGCCGTTTATCGGGCTGCAACTGCTGTTATTGCTGCTGCTCGCACTGTGGCCCGAACTGGCCACCTGGTTACCGTCACGCCTGCACATATAA
- a CDS encoding TRAP transporter small permease subunit: MSDLHPSPVKRLAQQLDKLSHGIGTTLSWLTLAMVVLVALIVILRSLLGIGSIALQESVVYLHATVLSLCLGFNVLHDKHVRVDVFYNRFTTQQKAWIDALGGVLFLLPFALFLAFVSLGFTINAWQIRETSADPGGLPLVFLLKTLLPLAGALLAMQAISNVAKAVIRITWD, encoded by the coding sequence ATGTCAGACCTTCATCCCTCGCCAGTAAAACGACTCGCGCAACAACTCGATAAGCTTAGTCATGGTATTGGCACTACGCTTTCTTGGCTTACCCTCGCGATGGTAGTGCTCGTCGCGCTTATCGTTATTCTGCGCAGCCTGCTCGGCATTGGCTCTATCGCACTGCAGGAGTCCGTAGTGTATTTGCACGCCACGGTACTGAGTTTGTGCCTCGGCTTCAACGTTCTGCACGACAAACATGTGCGCGTCGACGTGTTCTATAACCGCTTCACCACCCAGCAAAAGGCTTGGATCGACGCCCTTGGTGGCGTACTTTTTCTGTTGCCATTTGCCTTGTTTTTGGCCTTCGTGAGCCTGGGGTTTACTATTAACGCCTGGCAAATACGCGAAACCTCAGCGGACCCTGGTGGTTTACCACTGGTGTTTTTACTCAAAACGCTACTGCCGCTGGCTGGCGCCCTGCTCGCTATGCAAGCAATCAGCAATGTGGCAAAAGCTGTCATCCGTATTACATGGGATTAA
- a CDS encoding PstS family phosphate ABC transporter substrate-binding protein has protein sequence MKKLLVWTFAAAATMAASSAFAARDSISIVGSSTVFPFSKVVAERFGRATKFKSPTVESTGTGGGFKQFCGGVGVNFPDMSNASRRIKQAELDNCKANGVADVIEVLIGYDGIVIANSVKTKQMKLSRKDLFLALAKKVPNPSGGDTLVDNPYKTWKDVNPALPATKIEVLGPPPTSGTRDAFVELAMEGGCSQFSFIKAYKSSDKNRFKEVCHILREDGAFIEAGENDNLIVQKLNANPNALGIFGFSFLDQNADKVQASYVDGSLPTFDTIADGDYPVSRPLYFYVKKAHVGLIPGIEQFLAEFTSEKAWGDEGYLSEKGLIPLDEDRRATIAKRVKTLESLKSL, from the coding sequence GTGAAAAAGCTTTTGGTTTGGACTTTCGCTGCTGCTGCCACAATGGCGGCATCCTCGGCATTTGCTGCTCGAGATTCCATTAGTATTGTGGGGTCATCGACCGTATTTCCATTTTCCAAGGTCGTAGCCGAGCGCTTTGGTCGCGCGACCAAGTTCAAATCCCCCACGGTAGAGTCCACGGGCACCGGTGGTGGTTTCAAACAGTTTTGTGGCGGTGTAGGGGTGAACTTCCCCGATATGTCCAACGCATCTCGCCGTATCAAGCAGGCGGAGCTGGACAACTGTAAAGCCAACGGCGTGGCCGATGTTATCGAAGTACTGATCGGCTATGACGGAATCGTGATTGCCAATTCCGTGAAGACCAAACAAATGAAACTGAGCCGCAAGGATCTGTTTCTGGCACTCGCTAAAAAAGTGCCCAACCCAAGCGGTGGCGACACGCTGGTGGACAACCCCTACAAGACCTGGAAGGACGTGAACCCCGCGCTGCCCGCAACCAAAATTGAAGTATTGGGCCCTCCCCCCACCTCCGGCACCCGCGATGCGTTTGTAGAGCTGGCAATGGAAGGTGGTTGTAGCCAGTTTTCGTTTATCAAGGCGTACAAGTCGAGTGATAAAAACCGCTTCAAAGAGGTGTGTCATATTCTGCGCGAAGACGGCGCATTTATCGAAGCCGGTGAAAACGACAATCTGATCGTGCAAAAACTGAATGCCAACCCGAATGCACTGGGTATTTTCGGCTTTAGCTTCCTGGATCAGAACGCCGACAAGGTACAGGCGTCCTACGTGGACGGCAGCTTGCCCACCTTCGATACCATCGCCGATGGCGACTACCCGGTATCTCGTCCACTGTACTTCTATGTTAAAAAGGCACACGTTGGTTTGATTCCTGGCATTGAGCAGTTCCTGGCGGAGTTCACCAGCGAAAAAGCCTGGGGTGACGAAGGTTACCTGTCCGAAAAAGGGTTGATTCCATTGGATGAAGACCGTCGTGCGACTATTGCCAAGCGGGTAAAAACGCTCGAGAGCTTGAAGTCGCTGTAA
- the pstC gene encoding phosphate ABC transporter permease subunit PstC: MNSWVLIVLMAALCATIFVAGRSRSLNVATGVGGTRYLNSLPFYYGMLSALWAILPALVLVTLWKIFDGQIIEHIVISELPDDVVFEDASQRGLMLNQIYNIMNGQLSADTAPAYLADSVARLQALKAHADLLVSVLVVMMMVGLGGFAWWRINPQLRARAQVENVFQLVLLGCSSLAILTTIGIVMSVLWESLRFFHAVPITDFLFGLEWSPQTAIRKDQVAGSSSFGAVPLFAGTLLIAGIAMLVAVPTGLMSAIYLSEYAHKKVRAIVKPLLEVLAGIPTVVYGFFAAITVAPFIRDAAVSMGLDNYMAVTSESALAAGLVMGVMIIPFISSLSDDVINAVPQSLRDGALGLGATRSEVIRQVVIPAALPGIVGGVLLAVSRAIGETMIVVMAAGLAAKLTANPLDSVTTVTVQIVTLLVGDQEFDSPKTLAAFALGLMLFIVTLALNYVALHVVRKYREQYE, translated from the coding sequence ATGAACAGCTGGGTCCTAATTGTGTTAATGGCCGCGTTGTGCGCCACTATATTCGTCGCAGGTCGCAGCCGTTCGTTGAATGTCGCCACCGGTGTTGGTGGTACCCGCTATTTGAACTCCCTGCCGTTTTATTATGGAATGCTCAGTGCACTGTGGGCGATCCTGCCAGCATTGGTGCTGGTGACTCTGTGGAAAATATTCGACGGTCAGATTATTGAGCATATTGTTATCAGCGAACTGCCTGATGACGTGGTGTTTGAGGACGCCTCCCAGCGCGGCCTGATGCTCAACCAAATCTACAATATTATGAATGGTCAGCTCAGTGCGGATACTGCGCCGGCCTACCTCGCCGATTCCGTTGCCCGCCTGCAAGCGCTGAAGGCGCATGCGGATTTACTGGTGTCGGTGCTGGTGGTGATGATGATGGTTGGGCTTGGCGGTTTCGCCTGGTGGCGCATCAACCCGCAACTGCGGGCGCGGGCGCAGGTTGAAAACGTCTTCCAGCTGGTACTGCTGGGGTGTTCTTCGCTCGCCATTCTCACCACGATTGGCATTGTGATGTCGGTGCTGTGGGAATCTCTGCGCTTCTTTCACGCTGTGCCGATTACCGATTTCTTATTCGGTCTCGAGTGGAGCCCGCAAACGGCGATTCGCAAAGATCAGGTGGCCGGTAGCAGTAGCTTTGGCGCAGTGCCTTTGTTCGCGGGTACCCTGCTGATTGCCGGTATCGCCATGCTGGTTGCAGTGCCAACTGGCCTGATGTCGGCAATTTACCTTTCCGAATACGCCCACAAGAAAGTGCGCGCTATCGTGAAGCCTTTACTCGAAGTGCTCGCCGGGATCCCCACTGTGGTGTACGGCTTCTTCGCGGCAATTACGGTAGCGCCTTTTATTCGTGATGCTGCGGTGTCCATGGGCCTGGACAACTACATGGCGGTCACTTCCGAAAGTGCCCTCGCCGCTGGCCTGGTGATGGGCGTCATGATTATTCCGTTTATTTCATCCTTGTCGGACGACGTGATCAATGCCGTGCCGCAGTCGCTGCGTGATGGTGCGCTCGGCCTGGGCGCGACCCGTTCCGAAGTGATCCGCCAGGTGGTTATTCCTGCGGCGCTGCCTGGGATTGTGGGCGGCGTGTTGCTGGCAGTTTCCCGCGCTATTGGCGAAACCATGATCGTGGTAATGGCCGCAGGTCTGGCAGCCAAGCTGACCGCGAACCCCCTGGATTCCGTGACCACCGTCACTGTGCAAATCGTCACGCTGCTGGTTGGCGACCAGGAATTCGACAGCCCCAAAACACTGGCAGCGTTTGCGTTGGGCCTGATGCTCTTTATCGTTACTCTGGCACTTAACTACGTGGCTCTCCACGTTGTGAGGAAATATCGTGAACAGTACGAATAA